A genome region from Ignavibacteria bacterium includes the following:
- a CDS encoding zinc-binding dehydrogenase — protein sequence MRSALLYGPHDFRIENCPTPHMGDDECLIRVKACGVCHSELHQWEVKIKDLEYPRHIGHEVAGEIIKVGKNVKDFKPGDRVAIWADGKGYAEELVATPDRLCIISPEIPYELALSEPIACTTNGVTKANIQLDDTVALVGTGFMGLILLQEIKLRGVKKLIAIDVRDEMLALAEKLGADVVINPKKEDPVKKIKELTNDKGVDICFEVGGVQSTFELAPELVRMEGKLVIFGYHPGPRQIKDLGYWNWMAFDIINAHFRDLNTILKGARVGMELLNEGKINMSPLITHRYKLDEIESAFTAAREKPSGFVKSVIVMD from the coding sequence ATGCGCTCTGCACTATTATATGGCCCACACGATTTTAGAATTGAAAACTGCCCTACTCCCCATATGGGTGATGATGAATGCCTCATCAGGGTAAAAGCCTGCGGAGTCTGCCACTCGGAGCTCCACCAGTGGGAAGTGAAAATTAAAGATTTGGAATACCCCCGCCACATCGGACACGAAGTGGCAGGTGAAATTATTAAAGTAGGAAAAAATGTGAAGGATTTTAAGCCGGGCGACAGGGTGGCCATATGGGCAGATGGCAAAGGCTATGCAGAAGAACTCGTGGCAACGCCCGACAGGCTCTGTATCATATCTCCTGAAATTCCCTATGAACTTGCTCTTTCTGAACCTATTGCCTGTACCACAAACGGGGTGACAAAGGCCAATATCCAGTTAGATGATACGGTTGCTCTCGTTGGAACAGGTTTTATGGGACTCATACTGCTGCAGGAAATTAAACTAAGAGGGGTGAAAAAGTTAATTGCAATAGACGTTCGCGATGAAATGCTGGCGCTTGCTGAAAAACTCGGCGCTGATGTGGTGATAAATCCAAAGAAAGAAGACCCCGTAAAGAAAATTAAAGAACTTACAAACGATAAGGGAGTGGATATTTGCTTTGAAGTTGGCGGCGTACAGTCAACTTTTGAACTAGCCCCTGAACTCGTTAGAATGGAAGGAAAACTCGTAATCTTCGGCTACCATCCCGGCCCCCGTCAAATAAAGGACCTCGGATACTGGAACTGGATGGCTTTTGACATTATAAATGCTCATTTCAGGGATTTGAATACAATTCTCAAAGGCGCGCGCGTGGGTATGGAACTCTTAAACGAGGGTAAAATCAACATGTCACCTCTGATTACTCATAGATATAAACTTGACGAAATTGAATCGGCTTTTACTGCTGCCAGGGAAAAACCCTCCGGCTTCGTTAAATCTGTAATTGTAATGGATTAG